From a region of the Panicum virgatum strain AP13 chromosome 2K, P.virgatum_v5, whole genome shotgun sequence genome:
- the LOC120689614 gene encoding uncharacterized protein LOC120689614: MAKARRPPFAAAERFLGFPRGGSPGAVAPAPDGDDLPDLAEADVWYSGSPCPAGSGPVEAEGRTAATAGGVGGRAARRGVQGGLSRAFGDGPGRPVAASAPVEVPAWRSRFAVPDPEPALLFEMEMDDDDGKAGAGGWVPPHVYLARRQARASVVEGAGRTLKGRDMSRVRDAVWSRTGFDG; this comes from the coding sequence ATGGCCAAGGCGCGCAGGCCGCCTTTCGCTGCCGCCGAGCGGTTCCTCGGGTTCCCCCGCGGCGGGTCACCGGGGGCCGTGGCGCCGGCGCCCGACGGCGACGACCTGCCGGACCTCGCCGAGGCCGACGTCTGGTACTCGGGGAGCCCCTGCCCCGCGGGATCCGGACCGGTGGAGGCGGAGGgtcggacggcggcgacggcggggggcgtcggcgggcgggcggcgcggcgcggggtgcAGGGCGGGCTGAGCCGCGCGTTCGGGGACGGGCctgggcggccggtggcggcgtcggcgcccgTCGAGGTGCCCGCGTGGCGGAGCCGCTTCGCCGTGCCGGACCCGGAGCCGGCGCTGCTGTTCGAGATGGagatggacgacgacgacggcaaggcgggcgccggcgggtgGGTGCCGCCGCACGTGTACCtggcgcggcggcaggcgcgGGCGTCGGTGGTGGAGGGCGCCGGGCGGACGCTCAAGGGCCGGGACATGTCGCGGGTGCGCGACGCCGTCTGGAGCCGGACGGGCTTCGacggatga
- the LOC120696181 gene encoding uncharacterized protein LOC120696181 yields the protein MGNCLERSRRGSCRGGGAAAHYSKTSAVWVEEEVGRKEEEEEEEARKGESAPAATTEVKIRITRKQLEELLRRVEDGKESGDGVPARDVVSELLIVASTSSNFRHREEGQWRPSLQSIPE from the coding sequence ATGGGGAACTGCCTCGAGAGGTCTCGTCGCGGTAGctgccgcggcggtggcgccgccgcgcatTATTCCAAGACGAGCGCCGtgtgggtggaggaggaggtcggcaggaaggaggaggaggaggaggaggaggcgcgcaaGGGCGAGAGCGCTCCGGCGGCGACCACAGAAGTGAAGATCAGGATCACGAGGAAGCAGCTGGAGGAGCTGTTGCGGCGCGTCGAGGACGGCAAGGAAAGCGGCGACGGCGTGCCGGCCCGGGATGTCGTCTCGGAGCTGCTGATCGTGGCGAGCACCAGCTCCAACTTCCGGCACAGGGAGGAGGGGCAGTGGCGGCCGTCGCTGCAGAGCATACCCGAGTGA